In Neodiprion virginianus isolate iyNeoVirg1 chromosome 6, iyNeoVirg1.1, whole genome shotgun sequence, the genomic window ATAAACGGATGACCACATTCTTAGTCTTCGATAGATCACTTTAATTCGTTAAATGTTCTAACAGGGGTGAATAGGCGGTAAATTCTTGTAGGAAAGTAAAGTTTCAAATTAGTGAACGATACCGACGAAGAACCGGATACACATGAAAGCAAAAACCACTTTAAAAGATAAGGTAAAGCATTTTGGAATGAATTACTATTAATAAGTAACGctgaattataataaaattgaaacgaaagtTCGTGTATcaaattgtaagaaaattcTACGGAATTCCGAAAATCTCGAATTTGTATCAAGTTCGGTCTAACGcgattttgtaataaaaagttgcaagatatttgtttgtttgctCTCGGAGTTAAAGGATACACGTATCCGGAAGTAGTAGAAGTTTCAATAGTTTCGTGACACGCTTCTATCGAATACTTCGCTACATCGTTAAAATATCGTCTAAATTAATCGGTCGAGTAATTCCTCCTGAATTTAGAATTCACGAAATAactgaaaagtttcaaaattcgcTATTCAGCAACCGGAAGCGAAAGTTTCATGAATCATCTGGACCCAATACTTGATTATTCGGTCAATTTCTTTCGTCGTAATCGAATAAGCCACTTTTCCTAAAATCCAACACACAAGGTATCTTATACCTAGACAGAGATGTTGGTAAATGCTAGAAAACGGTTTTGTGAGTGGAGAAACTTTACGTTTACATCTCGTAgggagtttttctttttcttttttcaatacaataaTGTgataacaaaaattcataaataaataaattacaagagaactctcgaaaaaatttgcaacgccTGATCCTAAGTGTCACTAATTTTCAGTTCAACGTCCGGCTTCCCGATCGTCAATGGTTGGTTAGAGGTGTAATACCAACACGTGGTTGTGGGCCGCGCGGATACTTTCACCGTCAGATATATAACAACGGCCCTCGGAATGACCGGAGGCTGTGTGTAAGCTCATCCGTTCGAAATACCAGGTTACAAGAAATGCTTGCGGGGAGAAAGAATCAGTGATATAAAAGCGTCTTTGGGAAGAAACGAGCTGGTTTCGGATGACCGTGAACCAGTCTTTCAACTTCCCGTTTTCAAACTCGTTTCGAGCTTAAAtaacaatagaaataacaacAATGGTGATACTAAGATCATCGCATTATTTGAAGTATGGAAGTACAATGTCaaattcgtgatcagcgactaGAAAACCCTCAGGCACGTATTTGACTTGCAGctataacaacaacaaccagGTGCAGTTTTTTCTCAACTGACCTTGGATTCGTTACCTGCAagatatcataatttttattttattttttatgatttttctatttaaataattagaaaagtaACTGATCGATCGAAGCTAAAATTAAATTAGTTCTGAGTTCGGAAATGTCGCGTCGTTAGAGACTGAAATAATTACAATCAAattgttgaacaaaaaaattgaccacattcgtatataaatacacacaaacacacacacacacacagatgtccatctgaaaatgattgaaGGTGAATGTCTAGACTTCAGAACGCAGAGATCTAGTAAAAACACGGGTTCTAATTTTCGTCGCGATTACAATaacttaattttctttctgtaaaaagagaaacggtaaattgaataaacaataCTAGGTGAAACTTTGCGGGAGTCGCAGTTGCGATAAAGTACAATTAAACGTACAGGTAGAAATGACGCGGAACTGCAAGTACACGCGATATAAATTGCGTTACATTGAAGGTAAATTAAATATACAGGCAGAGTCGGAGGCGAACGGCGGTCAGATGCAAAGGCAATGGCCCAGTGGAGTCTGACCCAATTACTCCGTCGACTACTTTCACTCATCGGATGCACGCCTTAGATTGCAAGAAACGAAAAAGTGAAGCATAAAACACATTGGGATGCCCTGCCGAGCGTGTGAGTTACGACTGGATGAGAGGAGACCGCGTTTCGccggttttatttttttattcctgaTTTTCCATCTCTTAGTGACGTGGTGattcaaacaatattttagTCCGACACTTTCTCACGCGTCAGGTGTTTAGACCGTATCGAGAGGCCGGATATTTTTACTATACGTTTTAAACTCTCGGTTCGACATTCCAAAAGCGCGCAGGTGCGCAGAACGCGACTTGAAAGGGTCAGTTTTTTGACGGTTGTGAAGTTTCTTTAAACTCCTACTTGCGCTCTGTgtgcttttcttttcttacaaTCTTAAATTGATACGAGgtcgaagttagtaacgttattgcAACGATGCGTGTttgggaaaaatcgttacttcacACCTTcaggattgtctgaaatttagtaaacaaCGGTAAACAAAACAagtttatattttgaaaagccaCGTCAttgaaagtcattctaaaattgaacGATAGTAAAGTTTTCCCTGATGTTTCGTTGCAGTAACTTCAGCTTCGTGGATCGATGGGTATATCAGATTCTTATGACTTGAAAACAATGTTAATTACAAGTATTTGGAATATTCAAtacaaaataatcaaaaactcTCACGATTaccatcaattttcattcaatttatgGTTATTCAATTGAATACACTTGATAATACTTCGCAATTACacttcaattaattcaaaaatatctttaCGAGTTattataagtaaataaaaatttcttaagCTTGATTTGAATACGGAAAAGAGATCAAGTGTGGATGTACCTTCGAgtacaataaattatagtCAGCGACGGAGATCGAGGCGAGCATAAACTCAAATAAGTGATAATAGTCACGCGTGATTCTCCGGAATGCCGGCGGTAGAAACTTCACTTGTGATTCTTGACCGTTTCTCTTATTCCATAAAGTAAACCACGAGACGGCAGCGATACGCGTGCATGAGTGTTCATGtacagaattattattaaaacgaCAACAAGTCAGACAAGCTAAGACGCGTATTGAACAGCTGTGCGGATCATTcaggtgaaataaaattgttatagtaagatataaaaaatcaaaatgaatcgATTCGCTCATTtcctgaaataattaattaatcgcgTGCTAAGAAATATGGTGAATAGACTTTTTTGAATGCGGGTAAAACTTATGAATTCAAGAACGCAAATTCTGGAATGTCGCATTCATATTCCTCGGTACTGTAAGTATATATGTTTAAATCATACGCATAATGGTTGTACAATTTTGCATATTATTAAAAGGATggtaaaatttaaattccaGAAATCGTTGAACTCGATTCCGAGAGTCATTACCTGCCTACGGATCAAGTTTTATTGTTCAAACGATGCGAGATAAGGCACAGGCATGGGAATAATGAGAGGCGGGTTGGTTATTGGCAACGTATAAGACAGATGCCATATACCGATGTGTCAAGGAAAACAGGTGCGCTGTTTCAAACAATGCGGGAAGATACGTATAAACGTCCTTCGTTTATTGTTAGACCAGCCGCGTAGGAACAATCGTCGTATTAGCATGATTGCTTGTAATTCCCATTAGTTTGACCCGCTTGTAAAAGTCAGCTAATAAAGGCGTGTCCGAATAAGCAGCCTTCGCCAAATATGCGTAGTTCCGATAAGTTCAAGGTTCGTCATTTTAGAATGTCAAATATCGTGGCGTATTTAGAACCCGTGGCGtagtttacaattttttaaattgctgTTCGTTTTTAAACCCAAGCACCCTTTTACGTAATTAAGAACAGGAAGTGAATTGTTTcggttttattttaatttagcTTCACCATTGCTTACGCAACACGTGTGGAACAGGTGCGGCTGTTCATGCTGTATAAGTTATCTTAGGCACAAGGTATTCCTTAGCGTAGTTTCTTCAACTTTGTGCGAGAAAGTTTTCGACAAGTAGATACCGCATTAGGCATTCATTCGCTGCAATCTCTCGACGTCGCGATGTAACGCAAAGTCTTCGAATACGATTATCTATTATACAAACGCgtgattgttattattttcatattttattatcaagTCCTCGCCGGCATCCGGCTGTTATTGGACAAAGTTTGATTGtgctgttaaaaaattcaaggactCTTACAAATCGGGAAATAAAAACGTTATTTGGATAGAAACGTGGAGTAATTATGCGGGCGATGGGTTTTGGACTCACGTTCGTATTAACAACAACGCATCATCGCGACAATTTTCGCAGATAAGAATGAATGGGGCCAACAGTATGAATCTAAAGCtaggaagaaagaaacaaccgCGAATATaagttttagaaaaatatttgttaaacACTGCTTacaaaaatctatttttgtCCATTGTGGAGATAAATgctcgtaaaaaattttcaggtgatCTATAAAGATTTCTATGGCGAGCAAAATAAACCCGAAAAACTTAGAATCTGATCAGAAACATTAAAgttaaatcattttcaatgttCTAATTATGAATCCTTCTCTCGAATTGTCTATAAATCAGTTTGCGTTATAAGAATTTACTCGCATTCATTTCTATTAAATATCGTTTTATCAGCGATCATCAGCATTTCTGAATACTTGTCGAtcgattttatttcctttcCCTAACTTTTCATTCAGACGGTGAATCTCATTCATCCTGAACCGGAAGCGGTGATCAAAACGTGACCCTGAAACCCTGATATCTCGACAATGCGCAGAATAATCCGTCGTTAGTTAGTGAATAAATTAGGGCAACTAAGGCCGGAGGTCTAAGAAAGTTTGACCGTAGTTCGTATTTCGTTTTGTTCAATCTGTTTTCTTAATTCGTTGTATCGGGCGAATAACGCTCTGCggaaacgttgaaataaatctgaatttagaaaaaaacagACGAAATTGCGGCTAAGCGTTGATTAACTAATTATCGGAGTTAATTCTCTCCGGTATTTCCTGCGTGATTTCGACGTCGTTTATCGGTAGTCCGGACCCCGAGGTCTTCCTCCTGGATGCCCTCGGGGTTGCACGAGGACGCTGCAGCCAGCAGGCCTGTATACCTAGGTATGTGCGATTGATGCAAACGTTGAAGACCTTTCACTTAAGGTCTTTGAACTCGGCCGAGGAACTACGAGGACACCGGCTGGAGCTTCGCTCGTGAACTTGAGATCGCCCGGAGATAATATCCTTCGGAACCACGAAATACAAGACTTGCCGTATTTACGGCTGCAGTTGAAAAAGCAGATATGCGGATGACGCACTGCGGAGGCAGAGCTCTCAATCGCCGTAGCATAAAGCGGAGCAAAGCGCTCTCTCGGTTTTGAACCGATCGACCGACTTAACAACACGCTGCTGCTGTCGCCGCGCAAAAACCGTCGAAATCGAAATTTGGAAAGAGAACGTTCGTTTACCAGATTGtaaattttctgtttattcGAGCCGAGTTGCGGGGGTAGCAACGCCAcagtttcaataaaattctctGCACTGCAGAGCGTCTACACGAGTTTTTCGAACCAATGAACACGAGGAATTCAcacataataattaatatgatgagaaaagaaaacatgcCGCCTTCATTCATTCAAACGAAATCGACTGGTTGACCTATTTTACAGCTCgacgtttcgtttttttttttttttttttctgtcgtcATTCCGTTTTCACGTaggtataaattaatataatatcaCGCGAACTTTTATCTAATTTACTTTTCACATCTACGGACTCTTTGATCTCCTGTCTAGGAAATATGATTGATAAAatgtgtgttttatttttattttcgaccaACCTTTATTATGATTCGTCTGTCTGTCGTGAAATTAGCTTAAATGTGGATCGAATTTTTAATCGACCGTGACAGCGACTGTGACCGACGATACGGAGAAACGATTCTTAAGAATAGCAAAGGGTAGGCGCATCACGAATTGCTTGATATGATTGAATTAGCTTTTAACGGTCATACCAATATGTTTTAAAAACCTATTTCTCTGTCGATACATttaatcttttattttcttcttcttcttcttctttaacTCTGTCTGCTTTTGTTCAAAATAGTTATCGAGTATACGTAACAAGCGTGTTGCGGCACAAGACGAACCTGCTACTCTTAAAAGAAGTCTCAAAATTCGCTCTCGATGTAAGTGCAAGCGACACCACGcacaaatatataatatacatatacatattgcCCGCGTTTCGCGATTGCGTGCGAAGCCTGTCAATGGGATGCAGATCGGGCTGCAAAAACGTTGACGAAATTGTCAATGCCAATCGAAAGTGTTGCAAGGATATTTGTGCATGCACTATGTGCACCTTAAACGAAAACTAAGTCGCTCCTCCGCGATTCGCTCGGCTTGTAAATGATCGTCCGCGGGATCCATCAAGTACGTACCAGCCGCATGCAGTTAACGTGACGGGTAGAACCTGCACGATTAGCCCCCGCAGGTTGCAGAGCTCTGCACAGCTAGTTCAGACCGTTGAGAGTCTCgcctgcagcagcagcaacagcagcatGGTGCTCATCGGTAGACAGTGGCTAAGGTAAAAGAAGTAGGTCGGTGAGAAGCGACATGAGGAGGTAACCGCGAACTCCCGTCAGTCGCGTGAAGATATTCCTCGAGTGAGCAGGTGCTACGTCAAGAGACTCGATCATACTTACCTGCCGATTCTTGCCTATCACCGATCAATTTATCGTGTCATTTTGCACCGTTGTGTTCCACACAAATTGAGGatagtaaagaaaaaataaaaaaatatttattgaaaattggaacccatttttgtttcacacGAAGCAATGGGTCCTTAAATACCAGACGACGTTTGTTTCCACTCTTGATAATAAGTATCCGGTCACTGAAGTTTAGTGGATCTGTAGCAAGACGTactttttgtgaaaatatatatcgCTCCAAGAGTGCAAGCGTAAATAAATCCATCACCGGAAGTAATTCAACCACAACGATGCCGCGGTTTGaggtaataataattctacCCCCTTCATACCATGAATTAATTTCGTAATGCATTTTATCTTCCAGGTAGTGCAGGGCTTTTCCCCTCTTTGGGGTTACTAACTTTATCAGTTATCGAATCACCCTCCGCGTGTTTCGACATTCTGTTGGGAAAAAACTGTATCAATCACCTAATTAGTACTGATAATTTCTTTGCGAATCCTACGATAATCGCACTGATCCCTATAATTCTGATCGATCGGTGTGCGTATTTGACGAGGGAAAGTATCGGCCAGATTCTGCTTCGCTTCCGGAACGTGATGACACCGTTTTTGCGGTGTAATCATCGAGACTGCGAGGGGCGAACCCGCGgcgataatttgaatttcgttaGGCGTCTTCACCCACACGCGCTGGTTGAACGGTGGAATcggaattgcgaaaatttaactaaAAGCACGATGAGGTTTCAAACTCTTTTGCGCAAAACGACGACGTTCTACGTGCCGAGAATGTATGATTAGGAGATATTTAGCGAAAGTAATCTCAATATTCACGCCCCGGTGAAGAGGAGGACCATTTACTGCAGTTGAGGAAACAATGGTATGAGTGCAGAATAACCCACCGACCAGTTAGCCTTAATTGGTGGGTAATTAATGTCGGTCAAAGTGTTGCAATATGTAGAGCGTTGAGTATGCACGGTCCCAAGACGAAAGGCACACGCGACATGTGTGCATATCTCCGGAGATATAGCATCCCAATTACCGTCTCGACCTCGGGTTGTCCGAATTCCACTTCGTTGTCCGAgtaggaaaatttttgcacTCGTTCGTTAGTAGCTTCAACGTTAATTGTCCCCTTTTCATTTTGTCATCAATTCGTCGATAACTTAACCATTTTCTGTATTATGAACTTCAGTTCCAAATCACGGCTATCCGAAAACGAGGCTAACGCTCTGCGGTAATATTCACGCTGTTCCATTGGCGATTGTAACGCTGTAGCGGAAGAAGAGTCTTGATTTCTAAACTTCACTGGGTTGATAATCGCACGCGTTCTAAGTGCACACGGTGTTCCGAGCCGCCATTCGAGTCTCGGATGCGAGTTATCAGTGACAAATAACCAGGCTCGTTGAGTTACACCCGACAAGACACGCATTTGTACCCGCAGCTGCACGCGATGGTGTGTATAGAAAATTGCACAGGCAAACGAGACAGCGAGATTACGCCCTACCTACACACACTAGACTTTCGAAAATGTTTTGAAACCCATTTTATATGCGTGTCATTGCAACGCGGTCGACACGGTGAAATAAGCATGAAATAGGAATGCGCGCACGAGTCGCAAAGATTAGGATATTACCCTATAAATAGATCGCATACACCTATAACAGGCATAGAAATCGTTCGGTGCAAAAATCAATCATCGGCCAAAGTGACAGCTGAATCATGGATCTGTGCAGCCGCCGCACGATGTCCCATTGACCTAGTGAGCAGTCTACGTTGCCGCGAATGAAACAATATAATTTAACGCCAAATCACTCTGACAATCACGTTGCCGTATAAGCTATCGATACTGTCTATGGCGCAAGCAGATATCCGGATTCTTTGTAATTACCTTTCGTTTCACGCTGCTTTTTCATTTCGCAGGTAGTGCTGGTACTCGCTTTGACGATGGTCATCGTCACCTCGACGAGTGTTCCTCCGGCCCCGAGCTACACGAGAACGATGCTAAAAGTGGCGAGAAGTTTGCCTGGGGAGACGGAAGAAGTGAAGGTTCGAACGAGCGAGGGTAACCTGGCGACGTTGATAGTGAAGAGGCGAGATCACAGAGTAGTTCAGAAGGAAGAAGGAACCACTGGAATGAGCACCGAACCCGAAAGGCGTGGGCAAAATCAATCCCACGtgattttcgaggttagaaaGTTGCAGAATCAGAACGGCGAGGCTCAGAGGAGACTGCAGGAGAACGAGCAGGTGGCGAAGATTCGTAGCCAGGTATCGGGGCCAGTCGCCGATCAGGAAGGGCCGTCGAAATTCGAGCGGAAGAACCTCAGCCAGGTCGGTGAGAGCCTGATGGAGTACGGGAGCTGGAAGCCACTTGGCGGAGGTTCGGAAAGAGCTCTCGAAGAGCAGCTGCAGGCAGAGGAGCCCTTGTACACAAATTGGAAACCAGTCGACACAGGGCTGCACCGATCGGCGAGCTTCGCGCGTTACTCGAAGCCCAATTTCGAGCATCAAGGTATGATATTCGCCGGAAGAAACACGGAGAAGAGAGCAGACCGGGAACTCTCGTTCGAGAAATTGAACCCCGCAAGAATAGTCGGAAATCAGGAGGAGCGACATGGATTCCTTCCGAACCAGCCGAGACCGGTGACTAGGACGAACGTCGGCGCTAATGTGTACAAGAATAGAAACGCGAAGAACGTACCAGCGGAAGTGACGATCAGGTCGGAGATCAACGTGAAACCGGCTTCCAAGAGGTCACCGATGACCTTGGACGCCGACGGGACGCCGACCATCCACGGACATCGAGTGCCCGATGACCCGATGGACAAGATCCAGACGTGGAGGAACGCCAGAGTAATAAACAACAAGTTGATACCAGAGAGCGCAACGGTCGTTAACCTCGATCCTTCGAGCAATTTTTACGCGATTGACAAAACGGCCGATCGTCAAAGGTTCGAGAACTTTTTCGACGACGTTAATCGACGGTACGGAAGGAACTACGATGCCGAAAAGACGAACGTATACTTCGAATGGGATCCGAAGAATTATCAAAACGACGCTCTCAAGGCCGAGATCTACAACGCGGCTAGTGACGGCTACAATTCCAACGTTCAAAAGCGAATGCTTCATCCGGACAGCGTCGCGAATTACCCAAACTCGCAGAGCTATACTCCGGAAAGTCAGAAGATCGCCCCGGTCGCTTTGAAGCCAGGAGTGAGAGCCCCGGTTCTGCAGTATGCTCATCCGGAACTGGGTGTGCAACCGGCGAAGATCGTGAAGAACGAGATACGGCAACCCGAAAGCTACTCGGAGGTTCAGCCGACGTTCACCTCGGAGACCCGGCAGAAGAAGAAGTACGTTCTGAACGATAAGAACGTCGTGGACTCGTACTCTTCGAAGTACTATTACCCTAACCACCGTTTCTACGGACTGAAACCACAAAACGACCCGCCATTCTGGGTGAAAATATCGGAGAACCTTAAGAACCAATTTTCGACCGGGGTTGAAAAGGTCTCCCAACTTACACGTCCGGTTTTCGACCCCTTGGTGGAAGCGACGCAAAAGATTTCTAAGAACTTGGGTCTCTCCCGGGACGTAGCGCAGGACAAAGTTGGAACCGTTGCCTCGGGTTCGTCCATTCTCATCCCTGCTCTGGGTCTCGTTGCTTCCGGCGCTGCGCTGGGAATAGGCGCTGTCGCAGTTGGCAGATACCTCGATGTTGACGTCCTGAAGAGATCAGGCGACGACGAAATCGATCTCGAGCACAAACGAGCCCTCGAAGCATCAGCGAAGAAGCTTCCTGAGTATGGAAATGAGGCGAACGAACCAGATAGTCGGGTCAACAGTGAGTCAAGGATGTGGCAAGCGTCGTTCGCCAGCCCAAATCAGGCGGCCAATTTCGTTCAGACATTCGAAAATGAGCCAGTCATCGTAGCCGAGGGGGAAGAGAGAAGCCAGAGCCGAGAAGATGACGATGGTGTGTTTCTGATACTCGAAGAATCGAACGATTCGGACAAGGTGGAAACCCGTGAGACGAAACCGGTCGTTGACGAGCTGGAATACGTTGAGACCGGAAGACACAGACGAAGCATCGATGATCCCAGCGTCCTAAGGTTGGAACCGGAAGTGGCTGATTGGATGCGAGACAAGCGGTTCCAGAGAAAGAATTTAGACAAGATAACGGAAATTGTGGAAATCGATGTACCCAGACGCGGAAATATCGACGTTACCGATCTGCAACTGCAGAGGACGAAGAAACCCGAGTCTCAGAACGCGGGTACGATCCTCGTCGTCGAGGGTGATGAGGATGCGTCGGAAAGAGCGGATCTCGATCAAGGCGCTGTCGAAGACGTGGCGAAGATCGTTGGTGAAATGATAAGACAGTCGGAGAGCGAGGAGGGAGAACCGCAAGATCAGAAGAGGTCGAAGCGTAGTTTGGGAACGGATCAGGAGCTCCAAGACACTCTCCAGAATTTGGAAAACGCGGAAGTCGCGGAAGCCGGGCACGTCGAGGGTGACTGGGCGAACACACCCTGTGCCAAGAGGATATTCTGCGACGCGATGATCCTCCGGGGTTCCGACGCCGTCACGTTTATGGAAAAGAAGATGGCGTCCCTGCTGGCATTGTGAGTAAAGACAGATGGCACGTGATCGAAGCCTCGTGAATCCCACGGTCCGACTAAAACGTCCCGCGATAGCTCGGCGTGCAGACACTATAGCTAAACGACGACGAAGCATCGAGTCTGAGCGAACTCTCCATGTATAACTTTCTTTCAGCTTTCGCTTCGCCGAACAAACGTCCTACTGACTGATTCAACTCTTACCTCCTAGCACAGTTTCACTTCATTGCCCAGTTTGGATAGTTGgcgcgcaaaaaaaaaaactcactcTGCACGGACTCCAAGTCACTGACCAATACCGTCGAGCCGGGTTACGTCGGCTCGACGTCGCTCGCTAGAAAAGCTAACGAATTACAGACCAGCGAGAAGGTTCTGCGTGACCTGACGCGTCAAGAACGCCTTCAGCCAACTAGGAACAAAACACAATCCATGCACTATTACCGCTTTTTAAAAAACGTAGTTTTCTAGACCTGTAAACAAATTAGACGCTCGCCTCGTTAATTCCGCGACAATGGACGAGATAAGGCAGAAGCACCGTTTGTGACCACTGTACCGTCTTTGGCCACCCTTGTATATCGTATTGCTTGTTTTCAATACTATCAATGTGTCCAGTTATTGAATTCGTTGCGAAAACAGACCCTgcaaataatattacattCTTTGATAATTAGCTgtttaaaaagtaattttgtTTTACCATTTGTGATCACGTCCTCGATTCCATGCAATTGATACTGCCACAAATGGATCAATGGATGGCTACAGACGGTACTGAGGTGGCCAAAACAGGTGCATCTATCCTACCTGCCACTTCACCCCGTCAGGTTTGATGCACTATGCCTTAATATTCCCATATTTTTCAGAATACAACCGGGCGCCGCAAACCAGGTGTCAAGTCACTTCGAAGAAGTCATGGACGCTATTCGCAGGCACGATTGTTCCGGTTTCCTTTGCCCCCAAGCGAGGCCGGGAAACGTTTTCTTCTAACCTAATACTTGGATGCGGTGTATAATATGTGGGAAAAACGTTTCCTCAATAGTACGTGAAGGAGCTACCTGACAAATAGCCGATACTTAACAACCGGAGAGATGTACTTAATCGACCGAGAGAGCGAACCACTACTCTGCAAAGCACCATACCTGGATACGGTCCAAGAGAAAGTTTCACTGTCTTGACGAGGAGAAGTTGTCATACGGCATCTAATCAGATCGTTCAAACACAGTCGGATGCTTGTTGAGTCTTCGacattttcttatatttcgtttttcttccgTGACTGTCTGCTCGTCTTTTTCAGTGTTGTACACTCGTTCGATGCTACAGTTGGTTTTTAGAAAGTATTcaatgattcaaattttttcaatgacgGAGTTATAAGAAGAAATTGTTCAGAGTCTATACCATGTTCGTATTTTTGCTCGGTTATAACGAGGTCGTTTGAGTCGTGCCAATTATGCATCAacgaattattaataatatcattttttttcaccgttattCAAGAGAGTAAAGATTAATATTTAAAGGTAAATTACTACGCTATACATATGTAAAGTATTCCAGGTTGAAGACGCCAAATTGTATATAGCCATCACCGTAATATTCCTATTTAATACACATCCTTAACTTAAATTATCACAAAACAAACGCATAGCTTATAGGGTAGCTCTAGGAGGACCAAGATTCGTTAAAATGGTCAAGTCGGAATCGGTGAATACGTGTTTTCGTATCACCTCTTTCGTCTAAAGATCATCAAAATGCAATCACAGTGAACAATTTGTCGTATTTCATGTATCGCACTCAATATTTTGCTATAGCAAAATTGTTAGTGAGCAAAATAAATTGAGTCAAAATTTTTGGAGCACGGACGAGATGCACAGAAAAGTTTCGTCACCAATAAACTGTTATCGGTAATCATGGTTCTCGAAATACATCGAGATTAGAACGTAAGCTAGTTGTAAGCCAAATAAATCTTGTAACAGTTAACTAAATAATACTGTACtactatatataatatactattaTACCACTGTGTGCGCAatatgtactgaaaaattgatgaataaactacgttttctaaaaaaattaaaaaaaaaaaaaacaggttcAATACTCATGTTCAAACTTTTATTGGCTCATACTGCAAATTTTCCACACTTTTTTTACTTGAGACGCAACGGAGTAAAAAAGAACTTGCGAAACACAAAGTAGGCAGACGGGAATTTTTATTGACGCTAGTGCGATCTCGAATTGCTAACGAAACTACGATTgtttgttcgaaaaatattgcatcAGCAAAAAC contains:
- the LOC124307783 gene encoding uncharacterized protein LOC124307783; the protein is MPRFEVVLVLALTMVIVTSTSVPPAPSYTRTMLKVARSLPGETEEVKVRTSEGNLATLIVKRRDHRVVQKEEGTTGMSTEPERRGQNQSHVIFEVRKLQNQNGEAQRRLQENEQVAKIRSQVSGPVADQEGPSKFERKNLSQVGESLMEYGSWKPLGGGSERALEEQLQAEEPLYTNWKPVDTGLHRSASFARYSKPNFEHQGMIFAGRNTEKRADRELSFEKLNPARIVGNQEERHGFLPNQPRPVTRTNVGANVYKNRNAKNVPAEVTIRSEINVKPASKRSPMTLDADGTPTIHGHRVPDDPMDKIQTWRNARVINNKLIPESATVVNLDPSSNFYAIDKTADRQRFENFFDDVNRRYGRNYDAEKTNVYFEWDPKNYQNDALKAEIYNAASDGYNSNVQKRMLHPDSVANYPNSQSYTPESQKIAPVALKPGVRAPVLQYAHPELGVQPAKIVKNEIRQPESYSEVQPTFTSETRQKKKYVLNDKNVVDSYSSKYYYPNHRFYGLKPQNDPPFWVKISENLKNQFSTGVEKVSQLTRPVFDPLVEATQKISKNLGLSRDVAQDKVGTVASGSSILIPALGLVASGAALGIGAVAVGRYLDVDVLKRSGDDEIDLEHKRALEASAKKLPEYGNEANEPDSRVNSESRMWQASFASPNQAANFVQTFENEPVIVAEGEERSQSREDDDGVFLILEESNDSDKVETRETKPVVDELEYVETGRHRRSIDDPSVLRLEPEVADWMRDKRFQRKNLDKITEIVEIDVPRRGNIDVTDLQLQRTKKPESQNAGTILVVEGDEDASERADLDQGAVEDVAKIVGEMIRQSESEEGEPQDQKRSKRSLGTDQELQDTLQNLENAEVAEAGHVEGDWANTPCAKRIFCDAMILRGSDAVTFMEKKMASLLALIQPGAANQVSSHFEEVMDAIRRHDCSGFLCPQARPGNVFF